A single window of Acinetobacter wuhouensis DNA harbors:
- a CDS encoding LrgB family protein, whose translation MLSVLTGFFITLIAYLAAKPINKRFPQVPLLVIAMFLVIGILLILRIPYEKYNANMNGLFSHLLGYVTVALAIPLASMRYDDLPLKSVIGILVFASVSAVALPMSLAYLLHMSEPTIMAFATRAVTTPIAINIATLLHSPVTLVILIVILSGVIGSAFSSIILRNINDERASGLALGLAAHAIGTAQAWQRGTVAGRYAAFGMAVNAVFTAIWLPTFILFIK comes from the coding sequence ATGTTAAGTGTACTCACCGGATTTTTCATCACCCTAATTGCTTACCTTGCTGCAAAACCGATAAATAAGCGTTTTCCTCAAGTTCCACTTTTAGTGATCGCGATGTTTCTTGTGATCGGTATCTTGCTTATTTTGAGAATACCTTATGAAAAATATAATGCGAATATGAATGGGCTATTTAGCCACCTCTTAGGCTATGTCACTGTAGCTCTAGCAATTCCTCTGGCATCCATGCGCTATGACGATCTACCACTCAAATCTGTGATCGGTATTTTAGTCTTCGCCAGTGTCAGTGCAGTTGCCTTACCGATGAGCTTGGCATACTTGCTGCATATGTCAGAACCAACCATCATGGCGTTTGCAACACGTGCTGTCACCACGCCAATTGCGATCAACATCGCAACTTTGTTGCACTCACCAGTCACTTTAGTGATTTTAATTGTTATTTTATCAGGTGTGATTGGATCAGCATTTTCATCCATTATTTTACGTAATATCAATGATGAACGTGCTTCAGGTCTTGCTCTAGGCCTTGCAGCGCATGCAATTGGGACTGCCCAAGCATGGCAGCGCGGTACAGTTGCTGGTCGTTATGCTGCGTTTGGAATGGCAGTGAATGCTGTATTCACCGCAATCTGGTTGCCAACATTTATACTTTTTATAAAATAA
- a CDS encoding DUF2147 domain-containing protein, whose amino-acid sequence MRLNKFILSALFCSISFSSMAKDITGIWKNIDDKTGSSKAVLEIRKESNGTYTAKIIKITPRPGYTPKETCIDCPAPYTNKPILGMDVLKNLKQTDEDDFTGGRIIDPLTGKIYSMKAKLNPTGNRLSLRGYVGVSALGRSQTWIRESQ is encoded by the coding sequence ATGAGGCTCAATAAATTTATCTTAAGTGCTTTATTCTGTTCTATAAGTTTTAGCAGTATGGCAAAGGACATCACTGGTATTTGGAAAAATATTGATGATAAAACTGGCTCATCCAAAGCAGTCCTAGAAATTCGTAAAGAATCCAACGGAACCTATACAGCTAAAATTATTAAAATTACACCACGCCCAGGTTACACACCTAAAGAAACTTGTATCGACTGCCCTGCGCCCTATACAAACAAACCAATCTTAGGTATGGATGTACTTAAAAACCTCAAACAAACGGATGAAGATGATTTTACTGGTGGACGAATTATAGACCCGCTAACAGGTAAAATTTATTCAATGAAAGCCAAACTTAATCCAACGGGTAACCGTTTATCACTCAGAGGATATGTCGGTGTTTCAGCATTGGGGCGAAGCCAAACTTGGATTCGTGAAAGCCAATAA
- a CDS encoding DUF2147 domain-containing protein, with protein MKKGLFSCILLGITSWTHAADIIGTWRTVDDKTGYVRAYIKIEKQSDDTYIGKIIKDFPAPGETPLTQCRNCPAPFTNKPIIGLTILQKMKVDPDNPNHYIDGEVLDPRAGKLYHGKARLNASGNRLTLRGYIGISMIGRSQTWIRQE; from the coding sequence ATGAAAAAAGGACTTTTCAGCTGTATATTATTAGGGATAACAAGCTGGACACATGCAGCCGATATTATAGGAACTTGGCGAACTGTTGACGATAAAACAGGATATGTACGTGCTTACATTAAAATTGAAAAACAAAGCGATGATACTTATATCGGTAAAATTATCAAAGACTTTCCAGCACCTGGTGAAACCCCACTGACTCAATGCCGTAATTGCCCTGCTCCATTTACCAATAAACCGATTATTGGGCTTACCATTCTGCAAAAAATGAAAGTTGATCCAGATAATCCCAATCACTATATTGACGGTGAAGTCCTTGATCCTCGTGCAGGAAAACTTTATCACGGGAAGGCACGCCTAAATGCAAGTGGAAACCGCTTAACGCTAAGAGGTTATATCGGTATTTCCATGATTGGGCGTAGTCAGACATGGATCAGACAAGAATAG
- a CDS encoding DUF2147 domain-containing protein: MKKFNKIILSACLLGFSSVTLAQDILGMWQSIDDKTGAPKGAVKITKDENNIYTGTITKLTPRVGYTPKEFCVDCPAPFTNKPMIGLGVIQGLKKVDDFNYVNGKILDPNTGKIYSLKAKLSPNGKRLVLRGYMGVSVLGRSQTWIRLD, from the coding sequence ATGAAAAAATTTAATAAAATCATTTTATCAGCATGCTTACTTGGATTTAGTAGTGTCACCCTAGCTCAAGATATTCTAGGCATGTGGCAAAGCATCGATGATAAAACAGGTGCGCCAAAAGGCGCTGTTAAAATCACAAAAGATGAAAATAATATTTATACAGGTACCATTACCAAATTGACGCCGCGCGTTGGTTATACACCTAAAGAATTTTGTGTTGACTGCCCTGCACCATTTACCAATAAACCCATGATTGGACTAGGTGTAATTCAAGGTTTGAAAAAGGTCGATGACTTCAACTATGTTAATGGAAAAATTTTAGATCCCAATACAGGAAAAATCTATAGTTTAAAAGCAAAATTAAGCCCTAATGGCAAACGTCTCGTTTTAAGAGGTTATATGGGGGTATCTGTACTAGGAAGAAGCCAAACATGGATTCGTTTAGACTAA
- a CDS encoding symmetrical bis(5'-nucleosyl)-tetraphosphatase, producing the protein MTRAIRYNYVIGDVQGCFEALKALLKEIQFDSDQDFIWFAGDLIARGENSVGAIRFIKKLCERGAAATILGNHDLNLLAVARGIKKLKDKDRIDDVIHALESDDLIDWLRKQPLCVFPNDQTILTHAGIPHIWDAAQTAQYAKEVEAVISHEDFAVLDTFLTEMYGTEPDVWSEDLTGNARLRCITNYLTRMRLTDTNGRLEFSFKDALDEPMPEGFKPWFEYASKTAQSHQIVFGHWAALQGKTIQKPNQKNIQNVDGGCVWGHQLIAYRLEDKEVFKVDNPMFSE; encoded by the coding sequence ATGACCCGTGCAATTCGATATAACTATGTGATTGGTGATGTGCAAGGCTGTTTTGAAGCACTCAAAGCTTTGTTAAAAGAAATCCAATTTGATTCAGACCAAGATTTTATTTGGTTTGCAGGTGATTTGATTGCACGTGGTGAAAATTCAGTCGGTGCGATTCGTTTCATTAAAAAACTCTGTGAACGTGGTGCGGCAGCAACGATACTGGGAAATCATGATCTAAATTTACTTGCTGTGGCGCGTGGGATTAAAAAACTCAAAGACAAAGATCGTATCGATGATGTGATTCACGCACTTGAAAGTGATGACTTGATTGACTGGTTGCGCAAACAGCCCCTGTGTGTATTTCCAAATGATCAAACCATTTTGACCCATGCGGGTATTCCACATATTTGGGACGCAGCTCAAACGGCTCAATATGCCAAAGAGGTCGAAGCGGTTATTTCACATGAGGATTTTGCAGTTTTAGATACATTTTTAACAGAAATGTATGGCACTGAACCTGATGTCTGGTCAGAGGATTTAACAGGAAATGCACGTTTACGTTGCATTACCAATTATTTGACTCGTATGCGTTTAACGGATACAAACGGGCGTTTAGAGTTTAGCTTTAAAGATGCCTTAGATGAGCCAATGCCTGAAGGCTTTAAACCTTGGTTTGAGTATGCGTCTAAAACAGCACAAAGTCATCAAATTGTGTTTGGCCATTGGGCGGCACTACAAGGTAAAACCATTCAAAAGCCGAATCAGAAAAATATTCAAAATGTCGATGGTGGCTGTGTTTGGGGACATCAATTGATTGCTTATCGTTTAGAGGATAAAGAGGTTTTTAAAGTCGATAATCCAATGTTTTCGGAATGA
- the rsmA gene encoding 16S rRNA (adenine(1518)-N(6)/adenine(1519)-N(6))-dimethyltransferase RsmA, which produces MYQINALNPKDEGHHTRKRFGQNFLHDQRVIAKIVRSVAPRSGDNIVEIGPGLAALTSPLIGECDALTVVELDRDLAAGLPRRVPHPERLTIIETDALKYDFTELFQQDRPLRVVGNLPYNISTPLLFHLLEFGDKVKDMHFMLQKEVVDRITASPNTKEYGRLSVMIQYFCKPTFLFEVPPGSFNPPPKVTSAVFRLEPYATKPIVAKNEKALARLVSHVFTQRRKTLRNSLKGMLVEDGFESAGVDPMARPETLTLAQFVALSDQMVA; this is translated from the coding sequence ATGTATCAAATTAATGCCTTAAACCCAAAAGATGAAGGGCATCATACGCGGAAGCGTTTTGGACAAAACTTCTTACATGACCAACGTGTAATTGCTAAAATTGTACGTTCTGTTGCACCTCGTTCAGGGGACAATATTGTTGAAATTGGACCTGGTCTGGCAGCATTAACTTCGCCTTTAATCGGTGAATGTGATGCACTCACAGTGGTTGAACTTGACCGTGATTTGGCAGCAGGTTTACCACGACGTGTGCCGCATCCTGAGCGTTTAACAATCATTGAAACCGATGCTTTGAAATACGATTTCACTGAACTTTTCCAGCAAGATCGTCCTTTACGTGTTGTTGGAAACTTGCCATATAACATTTCAACACCGCTTTTATTCCATCTCTTGGAGTTTGGTGACAAAGTTAAAGACATGCACTTTATGTTGCAAAAGGAAGTGGTAGATCGCATCACAGCTTCGCCAAATACCAAAGAATATGGTCGTTTGTCGGTGATGATTCAGTATTTCTGTAAACCGACATTCTTATTTGAAGTACCGCCTGGTTCATTCAATCCACCACCGAAAGTGACTTCTGCTGTGTTTCGTTTAGAGCCGTATGCAACTAAACCGATTGTGGCAAAAAATGAAAAAGCTTTAGCGCGTTTAGTATCACATGTCTTTACCCAGCGCCGTAAAACATTACGTAATAGCTTAAAAGGGATGTTGGTGGAAGATGGTTTTGAAAGTGCAGGCGTGGATCCAATGGCACGTCCAGAAACCTTAACATTGGCACAATTTGTGGCATTGTCAGATCAAATGGTGGCTTAA
- the pdxA gene encoding 4-hydroxythreonine-4-phosphate dehydrogenase PdxA, giving the protein MLPLYVTSGEPAGIGPDICLSLADRADERPVVVLADINMLRDRAKILNKNIEIIEYQQQEQSSLQGQLFVEHVPLNQDIVLGELNPENSAYVLEQLRRSAYYAVEEQSVGVATAPVQKSVINDAGIHFSGHTEYYQEFAGVDRVVMMLATKTLRVALATTHLPLRDVADAITKPRLHQVIDILIHDLKTKFKIEHPHILVCGLNPHAGEGGYLGHEEIDTINPVLESYRVQGVNMSLSMPADTLFTPENLKDADAVLAMYHDQGLPVLKSQGFGEAINITLGLPFIRTSVDHGTALNLAGTGLAKSSSLHVAVDLALELARRK; this is encoded by the coding sequence ATGCTTCCTTTATATGTCACAAGTGGCGAACCTGCAGGTATAGGTCCTGATATTTGTTTGAGTTTGGCAGATCGTGCCGATGAGCGCCCAGTCGTGGTCTTAGCAGACATTAATATGTTGCGTGATCGTGCCAAAATTTTAAATAAAAATATTGAAATCATTGAATATCAACAACAAGAGCAATCATCACTTCAAGGTCAACTATTTGTCGAGCATGTGCCTTTAAATCAAGACATAGTTTTAGGTGAATTAAATCCTGAAAATTCAGCTTATGTATTAGAACAGCTTCGTCGTTCTGCTTATTATGCTGTGGAAGAGCAAAGTGTTGGCGTAGCGACTGCACCTGTACAAAAGTCCGTGATCAATGATGCAGGCATTCATTTCAGTGGGCATACTGAGTATTACCAAGAATTTGCTGGTGTGGATCGTGTAGTCATGATGCTTGCCACCAAAACGCTACGTGTTGCATTGGCAACGACACATTTACCTTTGCGAGATGTGGCAGATGCGATTACGAAACCACGTTTGCATCAAGTTATCGACATTCTGATTCATGATTTAAAAACCAAATTTAAAATTGAGCATCCCCACATTCTTGTGTGTGGTTTAAACCCGCATGCAGGTGAGGGGGGGTATCTCGGGCATGAGGAAATTGACACCATTAATCCAGTGCTTGAAAGCTATCGAGTGCAAGGCGTGAATATGAGTCTGAGCATGCCGGCGGATACTTTATTTACCCCTGAAAATCTAAAAGATGCAGACGCTGTTCTCGCAATGTATCACGATCAAGGCTTACCTGTGCTAAAATCTCAAGGGTTTGGTGAAGCCATTAACATTACTTTGGGCTTACCATTTATACGAACTTCGGTGGATCATGGTACTGCACTTAATTTGGCAGGAACAGGTTTAGCCAAAAGCTCAAGTTTACATGTAGCTGTGGATTTGGCATTGGAGTTAGCGCGTCGTAAATAA
- the rplM gene encoding 50S ribosomal protein L13, translating to MKTLSAKPAEVQHDWYVVDASGKTLGRLATEIARRLRGKHKTSYTPHVDTGDYIVVINAEQVQVTGKKALDKKYYRHTGFPGGIRETNFEKLVAHKPEEIFERAVKGMLPKGPLGYAMIKKMKVYAGTEHPHTAQQPQVLDI from the coding sequence ATGAAAACTCTCAGCGCTAAGCCTGCTGAAGTTCAACACGACTGGTACGTTGTTGATGCTTCTGGCAAAACTTTAGGTCGCCTTGCGACTGAAATCGCTCGTCGTTTACGCGGTAAACACAAAACTTCTTATACTCCTCACGTTGACACTGGTGACTACATCGTTGTTATCAATGCTGAGCAAGTACAAGTGACTGGTAAAAAAGCACTTGATAAGAAATACTATCGCCACACTGGTTTCCCTGGCGGTATTCGTGAAACTAATTTCGAAAAATTAGTTGCTCACAAACCAGAAGAAATCTTCGAACGTGCTGTTAAAGGCATGTTGCCAAAAGGTCCTCTTGGTTATGCAATGATCAAGAAAATGAAAGTGTACGCTGGTACTGAGCATCCACATACTGCTCAACAGCCACAAGTTTTGGACATCTAA
- the rpsI gene encoding 30S ribosomal protein S9: protein MATNYGTGRRKTATARVFLSAGTGKLVINNRTLEQYFGRETARMVVRQPLELLEATEKYDLYITVAGGGIGGQAGAIRHGITRALIAADETLKPALRQAGFVTRDAREVERKKLGLRKARKRPQFSKR from the coding sequence ATGGCTACTAATTATGGTACAGGTCGCCGTAAGACCGCAACTGCACGTGTTTTCCTATCAGCTGGTACTGGTAAACTCGTAATCAACAACCGTACTCTTGAACAGTACTTCGGTCGTGAAACTGCTCGTATGGTTGTTCGTCAACCACTTGAGCTTTTAGAAGCTACTGAAAAATATGACCTTTACATCACTGTTGCTGGTGGTGGTATCGGTGGTCAAGCTGGCGCTATCCGTCACGGTATTACTCGTGCATTGATCGCTGCTGACGAAACTTTAAAACCTGCTCTTCGTCAAGCTGGTTTCGTTACTCGTGATGCTCGTGAAGTTGAACGTAAGAAACTTGGTTTACGTAAAGCTCGTAAACGTCCTCAATTCTCTAAACGTTAA
- a CDS encoding glutathione S-transferase N-terminal domain-containing protein, translated as MTVENAPLQGITLYSHEDDFRSHWIRFLLAEKQIKHNLIIVDEDDEDLASLNPYNQLPMLIENDLKLFNTTIISEYLDDRYRQNKLYADAPAPRAEQRQYIWRLEQDWLRLADIMLRHPDTLDQIASQKAQKQLRDTLVSLTPLFQHFPYFMSEHFTILDCMLAPIFIRLKLMGIELPKQQCRPIFLYCQRIFSRPAFLKSMTFQEKNRYSEFLNPSLANQKSNF; from the coding sequence ATGACCGTCGAAAATGCACCTCTGCAAGGGATTACACTGTATAGCCACGAGGATGACTTTCGCTCACATTGGATTAGATTTCTACTTGCTGAAAAGCAAATCAAACACAATTTAATTATTGTCGATGAAGATGATGAGGATTTAGCAAGCCTGAACCCATACAATCAGTTGCCAATGCTCATTGAGAATGACTTAAAACTATTTAATACCACGATTATTTCTGAATATCTTGATGATCGTTATCGTCAAAACAAACTCTATGCTGACGCCCCTGCGCCACGGGCAGAACAACGACAGTATATTTGGCGTTTAGAACAAGACTGGCTAAGACTTGCTGACATCATGTTACGTCATCCAGACACGCTTGATCAGATCGCAAGTCAAAAAGCACAAAAACAATTACGTGATACTTTGGTTTCACTTACCCCACTATTTCAACATTTTCCATATTTCATGTCGGAACACTTTACAATTTTAGATTGCATGTTAGCGCCAATTTTCATACGGTTAAAACTAATGGGAATTGAATTACCCAAACAGCAATGTCGTCCAATTTTTCTATACTGTCAGCGGATTTTTAGCCGCCCTGCTTTTCTGAAATCTATGACATTTCAGGAAAAAAACCGATATAGTGAATTTTTAAATCCATCGTTAGCAAATCAAAAGAGTAATTTCTAA
- a CDS encoding ClpXP protease specificity-enhancing factor, whose translation MSEQELNLTPTRPYLARAIYEWICDNNLTPYMLVDATKPYTDVPQQFVNDGQIVLNIVPHAVHMLNIGNEAVTFSARFGGVSKDIYVPMNAMLGLYAKENGQGLFFDPDEYANVQIDEDALKSNVSQEAETSDTTKKKPSLRILE comes from the coding sequence ATGTCTGAACAAGAATTAAACCTCACTCCAACGCGTCCATATCTTGCCCGTGCAATTTATGAATGGATTTGCGACAATAACTTAACACCATATATGCTTGTGGACGCCACTAAACCTTATACAGATGTTCCGCAACAGTTTGTAAATGATGGACAAATTGTTTTAAATATCGTTCCTCATGCAGTACACATGCTAAATATTGGCAATGAAGCTGTGACTTTTTCAGCACGTTTTGGTGGTGTATCCAAGGACATTTATGTTCCAATGAATGCCATGCTCGGACTCTATGCCAAAGAAAATGGACAAGGATTATTCTTTGATCCTGACGAATATGCCAATGTGCAAATAGATGAAGATGCTTTAAAATCAAACGTTAGCCAAGAGGCTGAAACATCAGACACAACTAAGAAGAAACCAAGTTTAAGAATCTTAGAATAG
- a CDS encoding GTP-binding protein codes for MIMQKYKIVFAGSMGAGKTEAIKSLSEVPVLATEVFNTDDQSHKKLNTTVGIDYGEVTLDDGSKVGLYGTPGQGRFDFMWGVICKGAIGAILLIDHSLENSLDELSYYIKTFKQYSDNIVIGITHIDDDMNKSTHQYRQWLMDHRLDFPVFFMDARQKSDVLLLLETLITSIEVKYL; via the coding sequence ATGATTATGCAGAAATATAAAATCGTATTTGCTGGCTCTATGGGTGCAGGTAAAACTGAAGCCATTAAATCACTTTCTGAAGTTCCCGTACTGGCAACGGAAGTCTTCAATACAGATGATCAAAGCCACAAAAAACTCAATACCACTGTTGGGATTGATTATGGTGAAGTGACCTTGGATGATGGTAGTAAAGTTGGGCTTTATGGCACACCTGGACAAGGACGCTTCGACTTCATGTGGGGAGTGATCTGTAAAGGGGCGATTGGGGCGATCTTATTGATTGACCACAGCTTAGAAAACTCTTTAGATGAACTCAGTTATTATATTAAAACCTTTAAACAATATAGCGATAACATTGTCATCGGCATTACCCATATTGATGATGATATGAACAAATCAACCCATCAATACCGCCAATGGCTTATGGATCATCGACTTGATTTCCCAGTATTTTTTATGGATGCTCGTCAAAAAAGCGATGTATTACTCTTGTTAGAAACATTGATCACATCCATTGAAGTGAAATACTTATAG
- a CDS encoding GGDEF domain-containing protein: MIKQLETFLFIDSSVIRRLTLLLIILTWGIIDLATGYEYSFAVFYLIPVSIAAWYDNKYIVIATVILSALTWLYADYGAGHHYSNPVIPFWNACVRLVFFSTVAFLLLRIKRNLNDMTLMAMKDSLTSLNNTRALNLEYQILKKRNPKKEQTLAVGIIDLDGFKAVNDTYGHSKGDAVLIEFAQVLQQATRHSDVVARLGGDEFVVILHDTDLSGIEDYAKRLRERFGLSGLKQQFGVDFSMGIHIYNKLPENMDEATHQADVLMYQSKAQGKSQTTIQKPL, from the coding sequence ATGATTAAACAATTGGAGACATTTTTATTTATTGATTCATCTGTTATTCGTCGTTTGACTCTTCTGCTTATTATATTAACTTGGGGAATCATTGACCTCGCAACAGGTTATGAGTATTCCTTTGCAGTTTTCTATTTAATCCCAGTTTCAATCGCAGCATGGTATGACAATAAATATATCGTGATTGCGACTGTCATTTTATCTGCATTGACATGGTTATATGCAGATTATGGTGCAGGTCATCATTATTCAAATCCTGTAATTCCTTTCTGGAATGCCTGTGTCAGACTGGTTTTTTTTAGTACAGTGGCGTTTTTATTGCTGAGAATCAAAAGAAATTTAAATGATATGACCTTGATGGCAATGAAGGACTCTTTGACATCTTTAAATAATACACGTGCTTTGAATTTAGAATATCAAATATTAAAAAAGAGAAACCCTAAAAAAGAACAAACACTGGCTGTGGGAATCATTGATTTAGATGGCTTTAAGGCTGTGAATGATACCTATGGGCATAGTAAAGGTGATGCGGTATTGATTGAATTTGCGCAAGTGCTTCAGCAGGCAACACGCCATTCAGATGTGGTTGCTCGTTTGGGAGGAGATGAATTCGTGGTGATTTTACACGATACAGACTTGTCAGGCATTGAAGATTATGCAAAAAGACTGCGTGAACGATTTGGGTTGAGTGGATTGAAACAACAGTTTGGTGTGGATTTTAGCATGGGGATCCATATTTATAATAAGTTACCTGAAAATATGGATGAAGCAACGCATCAAGCAGATGTGCTGATGTATCAGTCTAAAGCACAAGGAAAGTCGCAAACTACGATTCAAAAGCCACTATAA
- a CDS encoding DUF1003 domain-containing protein: MNGKIENHVCLVCKQSFPQHHLVPLGAIRSVIMEEIIKDYPDCSKQDFICKADLTKYRMQYVQTLLQSEQGEVSNLEYEVLNSMQQHELITKNTEGQVEQNWSLGERLADKIATFGGSWAFLICFTLFLTIWILVNTVVMVKQPADPYPFILLNLILSCLAAVQAPIIMMSQNRQEAKDRLRSQNDYQINLKAELEIRHLHEKIDHLLMHQWDKLAKIQEIQLDLLSEMSKKK, encoded by the coding sequence ATGAATGGAAAAATTGAAAATCACGTCTGTTTGGTATGTAAGCAATCTTTCCCACAGCATCACCTTGTTCCTTTGGGTGCGATTCGTAGTGTGATTATGGAAGAAATTATTAAAGATTACCCCGATTGTTCCAAGCAAGATTTTATATGTAAAGCAGATTTAACCAAATATCGTATGCAGTATGTGCAAACATTGCTTCAATCTGAGCAAGGGGAAGTTTCAAACCTTGAGTATGAAGTCTTAAATAGTATGCAACAACATGAATTGATAACAAAAAATACCGAAGGACAAGTTGAACAAAATTGGTCACTGGGGGAGAGACTTGCAGACAAAATAGCGACTTTTGGTGGTAGTTGGGCTTTTTTAATTTGCTTCACACTATTTTTGACGATTTGGATTTTAGTGAATACCGTTGTTATGGTAAAACAACCAGCTGATCCTTATCCATTTATTCTGCTGAATTTGATTTTGTCATGCCTAGCTGCTGTGCAAGCTCCCATCATTATGATGAGTCAAAATCGTCAAGAAGCAAAAGATCGTTTACGCTCACAAAATGATTATCAGATCAATTTAAAGGCAGAATTAGAAATACGTCATTTACATGAAAAAATTGATCATCTATTGATGCATCAGTGGGATAAACTCGCCAAAATTCAGGAGATTCAATTGGACTTGTTGTCTGAGATGAGCAAAAAGAAATAA
- a CDS encoding IS3 family transposase (programmed frameshift), which produces MAKRFSPEFKQQAIDYALSNSHESVAAIAQKLGVGYSTLDKWIRETNPAGSSKRQLSPEQQRIVELEKEVKQLKEANDNLKKSACVLSNRSCQEKYTVIQDLDMNEVTVSSACKYLGVSTSGYYAWRKRQANTAQKYNDLKAVYWQHHARLGAPSLVHDMHDLGYNMSERTIGRMLKKLGLRSRIARKYKHTTDSTHRLPTAPNLLDRQFTVTQPNKVWTTDITYIRTKEGWLYLCVMLDLFSRRIVGWQTSHRIDRQLVCDTFNYAMARQGYPTGVMVHSDQGSQYCSRDFRALLLKNDCTQSMSRRGNCWDNAVTESFFHTLKGHVVHGSVFSTRKEANAVLFDYIEIYYNRVRRHSANGWLSPEAFEQKYFKNLEGSIVHDTV; this is translated from the exons ATGGCTAAACGTTTTAGTCCCGAATTTAAACAGCAAGCGATTGATTATGCACTTTCAAACTCACACGAGTCTGTAGCTGCAATCGCCCAGAAATTAGGTGTGGGTTATTCAACATTAGATAAATGGATTCGTGAAACCAATCCGGCAGGTTCAAGCAAACGTCAACTTTCACCAGAACAACAGCGGATCGTGGAATTAGAGAAAGAAGTCAAACAGCTCAAGGAAGCCAATGACA ATCTTAAAAAAAGCGCATGTGTACTTTCTAACAGATCATGCCAAGAAAAGTACACGGTAATTCAAGATCTAGATATGAATGAAGTCACCGTATCTTCTGCCTGTAAATACCTAGGTGTCAGCACTTCAGGCTATTATGCCTGGCGAAAACGTCAAGCCAATACGGCACAGAAATATAATGACTTAAAAGCCGTATATTGGCAGCATCATGCACGATTGGGTGCACCTTCATTAGTACATGACATGCATGATTTAGGTTACAACATGAGCGAACGTACTATTGGAAGGATGCTAAAAAAGCTTGGTTTACGTAGCAGGATTGCGCGTAAATACAAGCATACGACTGATTCAACCCATCGTTTGCCTACAGCACCCAACTTGTTGGATCGCCAATTTACAGTTACTCAGCCTAATAAAGTCTGGACAACAGACATTACCTATATCCGCACTAAAGAAGGTTGGTTGTATTTATGTGTGATGCTAGATTTATTTAGCCGTCGTATCGTGGGGTGGCAAACCAGCCATCGAATAGACCGCCAGTTGGTGTGTGATACGTTTAACTATGCAATGGCTCGTCAGGGTTATCCAACTGGTGTTATGGTTCATTCGGACCAAGGCTCACAGTACTGTAGTCGTGATTTTAGAGCGCTGTTACTGAAAAATGATTGTACTCAGAGTATGTCTAGACGTGGAAACTGTTGGGATAATGCAGTGACTGAAAGCTTCTTTCATACATTAAAAGGTCATGTGGTACATGGCAGTGTGTTTTCGACTCGAAAAGAGGCGAATGCGGTCTTGTTTGATTATATTGAGATTTATTACAATCGGGTCAGAAGGCATTCTGCAAACGGCTGGTTAAGTCCAGAAGCCTTTGAACAGAAATATTTCAAGAATTTAGAGGGATCGATTGTCCACGATACTGTCTAG